From one Mycobacterium colombiense CECT 3035 genomic stretch:
- a CDS encoding CaiB/BaiF CoA-transferase family protein, translated as MADGLLDAVRVLDLSSGVADAVTRLFADLGADVLKVEPPGGCLGRDALPTLRGASIPFAVHNANKRSAVLDPFDDEDCDRFLDLAAEADIVVDTGADERGAMFGTSGEELAARYPHLVVLSITDFGATGSRSSWRATDPVLYAMCGALSRSGPTAGTPVLPPDGIASSTAAVQAAWAALAAYYNRLRCGTGDYIDFSWFDAVVMALDPAFGAHGQAAAGVRRSGRWRGRPKNQDAYPIYPCQDGYVRLCVMAPRQWRGLRRWLGEPEQFQDPKYDAIGARFAAWPQISELIRELFAGQTMKDLVAAGQANGVPIAAVLTPARILGSEHFQAVGAITEADLVSGVRTSVPTGYFVVDGRRVGFRTPVPAAGHDEPYWRGNPSVVPSSPGRLGDYPFAGLRILDLGIIVAGGELSRLFGDLGADVIKVESVDYPDGLRQARVGDAMSESFAWTHRNNRGLGLDLRSAEGKKIFARLVAEADAVFANFKPGTLTALGFSYDQLAAINPRIVLAESSAFGDTGPWSARLGYGPLVRATTGVTRLWTSGDATGDADTGRHGFYDATTVFPDHVVGRVTAIGALAALIHRNRSGRGAHVHVSQAEVVVNQLDTLYVTQAALAAGVAQIREDTALHAVYPCAGDDEWCVISIRTDDEWRRAASVFDHTGWAEDPRFATGEARLAHRDELVELVSGWTRTRTPLRAAELLQSAGVPAGPMNRPPDVLEDPQLIARNVYSPMTHPLIESPLPAETGPAPYRHIPAARQAPAPLPGQHTVEICRSVLGMNPADIQRLIDDGVLSVPSEEADP; from the coding sequence ATGGCCGACGGATTGCTCGACGCCGTGCGCGTCCTCGACTTGTCGAGCGGCGTCGCGGACGCGGTCACCCGGCTCTTCGCCGACCTGGGCGCCGACGTCCTCAAGGTGGAGCCGCCGGGCGGATGCCTGGGGCGCGACGCGCTGCCCACGCTGCGCGGCGCCAGCATCCCCTTCGCGGTGCACAACGCGAACAAGCGCAGCGCGGTGCTCGACCCCTTCGACGACGAGGACTGCGACCGCTTCCTGGACCTGGCCGCGGAGGCCGACATTGTCGTGGACACCGGCGCCGACGAACGCGGAGCCATGTTCGGGACCTCGGGCGAGGAGCTGGCGGCCCGCTATCCGCACCTGGTGGTGCTGTCGATCACCGACTTCGGTGCGACGGGTTCGCGCTCGTCCTGGCGTGCCACCGACCCCGTGCTCTACGCGATGTGTGGCGCGTTGTCGCGGTCCGGCCCCACCGCCGGCACCCCCGTGCTGCCACCCGACGGTATCGCGTCGTCGACCGCCGCGGTGCAGGCGGCGTGGGCCGCGCTCGCGGCGTACTACAACCGGTTGCGCTGTGGCACAGGCGATTACATCGACTTTTCCTGGTTCGACGCCGTCGTCATGGCCCTCGATCCCGCCTTCGGCGCACACGGACAGGCGGCGGCCGGGGTTCGTCGCAGCGGGCGGTGGCGGGGCCGCCCGAAGAACCAGGACGCCTACCCGATCTACCCCTGCCAGGACGGCTACGTCCGGCTGTGCGTGATGGCGCCGCGGCAGTGGCGCGGGCTGCGGCGCTGGCTGGGGGAGCCCGAGCAGTTCCAGGACCCCAAATACGATGCGATCGGCGCGCGATTCGCGGCCTGGCCGCAGATCAGCGAGCTGATCCGGGAGCTGTTCGCCGGGCAGACCATGAAGGACCTGGTGGCGGCCGGCCAGGCGAACGGGGTGCCGATCGCCGCGGTGCTGACGCCGGCCCGGATCCTGGGTTCCGAACACTTTCAGGCGGTCGGCGCCATCACCGAGGCCGACCTCGTCTCCGGCGTGCGCACCAGCGTGCCGACCGGATATTTCGTCGTCGACGGCAGGCGCGTGGGCTTTCGCACGCCGGTGCCGGCCGCGGGCCACGACGAACCGTATTGGCGGGGCAATCCGTCGGTGGTGCCGTCGTCCCCGGGCCGGCTCGGCGACTATCCCTTCGCCGGGCTGCGGATCCTCGATCTGGGCATCATAGTCGCCGGGGGCGAGCTGAGCCGGCTGTTCGGGGACTTGGGCGCCGATGTCATCAAGGTCGAAAGCGTCGATTACCCGGACGGATTGCGGCAGGCCCGCGTCGGCGACGCCATGAGCGAGTCGTTCGCCTGGACGCACCGCAACAACCGGGGACTGGGACTGGATCTGCGCAGCGCCGAGGGCAAGAAGATCTTTGCCCGCCTGGTGGCCGAGGCCGACGCGGTGTTCGCCAACTTCAAGCCGGGAACCCTTACCGCACTGGGCTTTTCCTACGATCAGCTGGCCGCCATCAACCCGCGGATCGTGCTGGCCGAAAGCAGCGCGTTCGGCGACACGGGGCCGTGGAGCGCCCGGTTGGGCTACGGCCCGCTGGTCCGCGCCACCACCGGGGTCACCCGGCTGTGGACATCCGGCGACGCGACGGGCGACGCCGACACGGGCAGGCACGGGTTTTACGACGCGACGACGGTCTTCCCCGATCACGTGGTGGGGCGGGTCACGGCGATCGGCGCGCTGGCTGCGCTGATCCACCGCAACCGGTCCGGCCGGGGCGCGCACGTGCACGTTTCCCAGGCCGAAGTCGTGGTCAATCAGCTCGACACGCTGTACGTCACCCAGGCCGCGCTGGCCGCGGGTGTCGCCCAGATCCGCGAGGACACCGCCCTGCACGCGGTCTATCCGTGCGCGGGCGACGACGAATGGTGCGTCATCTCGATCCGTACGGACGACGAATGGCGGCGCGCCGCTTCGGTTTTCGACCATACCGGGTGGGCCGAGGATCCGCGCTTCGCGACCGGTGAGGCGCGGCTGGCCCATCGCGACGAGCTGGTGGAGCTTGTCTCCGGCTGGACCCGCACGCGCACGCCGCTACGGGCGGCCGAGTTGCTGCAGTCGGCCGGGGTGCCGGCCGGGCCGATGAACCGCCCGCCGGACGTGCTGGAGGACCCTCAGCTGATCGCGCGAAACGTGTACAGCCCCATGACCCATCCGCTGATCGAGAGTCCGTTGCCGGCCGAGACGGGCCCGGCGCCGTACCGCCACATCCCGGCGGCCCGGCAGGCGCCGGCCCCGCTGCCCGGCCAGCACACCGTCGAGATCTGCCGAAGCGTGCTGGGAATGAACCCCGCCGACATCCAGCGCCTGATCGACGATGGCGTCCTGTCCGTCCCGAGTGAGGAAGCCGATCCATAG